A single window of Mustela erminea isolate mMusErm1 chromosome 4, mMusErm1.Pri, whole genome shotgun sequence DNA harbors:
- the LOC116589272 gene encoding ubiquitin D-like, whose translation MASGTSCLHVTVSSEGRTSMTFAANSDDTVRKIKEHVRAKTKIPVQDQVLLLGSKMLKPQRRLSSYGIDKETTIHLTLKVVMPGDEELPVTLVQSCDGGQRHLLQVRRSSSVAQVKQMIETKTAIAPEQQIVTCNGKRLEDGKTMADYGIRRGASLWLADYCIGG comes from the exons ATGGCGTCTGGTACTTCCTGCCTCCAT GTGACGGTCTCTTCTGAGGGAAGGACATCAATGACCTTCGCTGCTAACTCGGATGACACAGTGAGGAAGATCAAAGAACACGTCCGGGCTAAGACCAAGATTCCTGTGCAGGACCAGGTCCTGTTGCTGGGCTCCAAGATGCTGAAGCCCCAGAGGAGGCTGTCGTCTTACGGCATTGACAAGGAGACGACCATCCACCTCACTCTGAAGGTGGTGATGCCCGGTGATGAGGAGCTGCCCGTGACTCTGGTGCAGTCATGTGATGGGGGGCAGAGGCACCTCCTCCAGGTGCGAAGGTCCAGCTCAGTGGCCCAGGTGAAACAGATGATCGAGACCAAGACCGCGATCGCGCCTGAGCAACAGATTGTGACTTGCAATGGCAAGAGGCTGGAAGACGGGAAGACCATGGCGGATTACGGCATCAGACGGGGCGCTTCACTCTGGCTGGCAGACTACTGCATTGGGGGGTGA